The Acinetobacter defluvii genome includes a region encoding these proteins:
- a CDS encoding mechanosensitive ion channel family protein: MAESNIPKDIVNSLKSIFTNINVDRVSEIAVAIALCFVGFILARVVSNTFIRTIGFRFNAHQRLVWRRGIFYFIFMIFIMASLKEAGFKLSVFLGAAGILTVALGFASQTSASNLISGLFLIGEGSFEVGDTIQITLIRGHTIEGEVISIDLLSVKLLTMDNVYVRLPNEQLIRAPVHNLSKFPIRRLSITVAINFNEDINKVREVLINVANAYPLVLADPKPRVTVSAFGESSIEILFALWCKQSNYLQVKDEIHELIRNRFVERHIEIPVPKIGFVDRPDTHVTSTRDEDVDTYANEQEVKLEKKQDKRL; encoded by the coding sequence ATGGCTGAATCCAATATTCCCAAAGACATTGTAAATAGCTTAAAAAGCATTTTCACCAATATTAATGTTGATCGTGTAAGTGAAATCGCTGTGGCTATCGCATTATGTTTTGTCGGTTTTATCTTAGCACGTGTGGTATCCAATACATTTATCCGTACTATTGGTTTTCGCTTTAATGCCCATCAACGCTTAGTATGGCGACGTGGTATTTTTTACTTTATTTTCATGATCTTTATCATGGCGAGTTTAAAAGAAGCTGGCTTCAAACTGAGCGTGTTCTTAGGGGCGGCAGGGATTTTAACGGTTGCTTTGGGTTTTGCTTCACAAACTTCAGCATCTAACTTAATTAGTGGTCTATTTTTGATTGGTGAAGGTTCTTTTGAGGTCGGGGATACCATTCAAATCACTTTAATTCGTGGGCATACCATTGAAGGTGAAGTTATTTCCATTGATTTATTGTCTGTTAAATTATTAACCATGGATAATGTCTATGTACGTTTACCGAATGAGCAATTGATTCGAGCGCCTGTACATAATCTGTCAAAATTTCCGATTCGACGTCTCTCCATTACAGTAGCCATTAATTTTAATGAAGACATCAATAAGGTGCGTGAGGTTTTAATTAATGTTGCGAATGCTTATCCACTGGTTTTGGCAGATCCTAAACCGCGTGTGACTGTGTCAGCTTTTGGTGAGTCTTCTATCGAAATTCTTTTTGCGTTGTGGTGTAAGCAAAGTAACTATTTACAAGTAAAAGATGAAATTCATGAATTGATTCGTAACCGTTTTGTTGAGCGTCATATTGAAATTCCTGTGCCGAAAATTGGTTTTGTAGATCGACCTGATACGCATGTGACTAGCACCAGAGATGAAGATGTTGATACCTATGCCAATGAACAAGAAGTGAAATTAGAGAAAAAACAAGACAAACGATTATGA